The genomic stretch AAGCGTTTCGACTTCTTTGCGGGCTTGGTTCGCGTCGGGGATCTGTTCGGAGTTGGCGAGTTGCGCGAGGTTATTGGCGCTGAGAATATGAGAGTGCACGATAAACTTGGGAAGATTGTCAAAGCCGATACCGGTGCGGGCGAGCGGCTTGGCGACCTCGAAAACCGAGTCGCCGCTGGCGCGGGTGTAGTAATTGGCGCTCTGGCGGCCAACCAGATCGATCAAGTCGGGGTGAATGATGTTGTCGACAATGATGTCCTCGGCGATATGGAACTTGACCACCTCGCAGATTGCGAGATTACCCGATGCCGGCAGACCGCCGAGATCGACCATCTGCTTGAGGATACACTCCATTTGGAACGGCGACTCTTTCACTCGGGCCGGTTTGACCAGGTCGGACGGCTCAGGCGTAAACCCCGCCTTGACAAACTCATCGACACCGGCGGGATACTCGGTCGACGCGAGCGAGACCTGCTGCACCATCGCAAACGGGACTGCCTGAATGACACACTCTTTTGTCGCTACAAGGTTGTTATAGGTGTCCTTGACGGTGCCGTCGCGGCCCCGACGCGAGGGGGAGAAAGCGACAATCGGCGGGTTGGCGCCGAACGCGTTAAAAAACGAAAAGGGGGAGAGGTTCGGATAACCTTCGGCCGAGAGTGTCGACACCAGTGCAATCGGACGCGGCTGAACTCCGCCTAACAAGTACTGGTGCACTTGTTGGATCGGAATATCCTTCGGTTCGAAGTGCAGTTTCACTTTTGGGCCGCGCGGAGTCATGATACCGGCTCCTCCACCAACTTCTTCTTCGCCAGAATCGAGTAGTCCTGTTTGTTGCGGACAATCCGATTGCGCAGGCTGCCGAGTCCTTCTATCCCCAATTCGATCGTGTCGCCGTCTTCAAGCCAGACCGGC from Bacteroidota bacterium encodes the following:
- a CDS encoding flavin reductase family protein, whose amino-acid sequence is MKLHFEPKDIPIQQVHQYLLGGVQPRPIALVSTLSAEGYPNLSPFSFFNAFGANPPIVAFSPSRRGRDGTVKDTYNNLVATKECVIQAVPFAMVQQVSLASTEYPAGVDEFVKAGFTPEPSDLVKPARVKESPFQMECILKQMVDLGGLPASGNLAICEVVKFHIAEDIIVDNIIHPDLIDLVGRQSANYYTRASGDSVFEVAKPLARTGIGFDNLPKFIVHSHILSANNLAQLANSEQIPDANQARKEVETL